In Lentilitoribacter sp. Alg239-R112, the genomic stretch TTTGGTAGAATGGTTTATGCTCTTGGCGGACCTTCCAATATCATTGAGAGGACAGATACTGTCCTGCCAGTAGCAAGCGCCATTATACCTATCAAAGCTAAGCAAGATGGCTGGATAAGCAGTTATGAAACCAGAGATTTGGGCATGGCAGTTGTGCGCATGGGCGGCGGACGTTCTAACCCTCAAGATACACTCGATTATGCCGTTGGTCTTTCTGAGCTTTTACCCATTGGCCAGAAAGTCTCAAAGGGTGATCAGATTGCATTGGCACATATCAACGACGACGATGGGAAGGCATTACAATTCGAAAAAGAAATATATACTGCGATCAGAATTGGTGACCAAGAGGTAGATCCTAAAAATCCAATTCTCAGTGAAATTACTGCGTCAGAATAAGTTGCGAATTCTCAACCCGAAAAGATGACAGCTTTGAGATGAAGCTCATGCCGATAAGCGTATCTGACAGTGAGTGATCTTTTAGGATAAATACATCAACATTTCTTACTCGTATGGGGCCAATTTCCATTGCATCCAGCCTTGCAAAAGCGGCAGGGGTCACGCCATTTGCTGTGTTCGCCTTATGACGAAAATCAGCTGATGAAAGACGGAGACCAAACGAACGCGCCGTCGATTCATTGATCGCGACATAGGTTGCACCAGTATCAATTAAACCGACGACAGTTCGCCCATTTGCCTTAAATGATGAAATATAGTGACCAGAACGATCTGCCTTTATCCTCACTTCGCGCTTGCCAGATGTATAATGTGATTGTTTCGATACAGGCGCTACCACAGATTGCGAATTTCGGTCGTCGGTGTGATTGCTCACATCGCCGGGTTGAACACTTAGTAGATCGCTTTTTTCCAGATATTGTGGCAAGAAGGCTAAAGCGAGAGCCAGTATTACAAATGGAAGGATTTTAACCGGCATTTCGACCTCATCAGATATTGATAAGGCAATCATCGCAAATTCGTTCTAAAATCCTGTAAAGGTTTGCACCCAACACCAATCAAAGTATGGTTCTGGTTAATGTTTTCTAAACGCTTTAATGAAGCAAAGCTCGCTTACAAATGACTATTTAAAAATGTACCCAAGTCACCCACGACATGATCGATATATTCTTCGTCTCGATTATAAGCCTCCCAAGGCTCCTTGGTGGTCGAGTTGTACTGTTCATCGATAATCAAAACAGTGTCCATGCCCATTTGCTTTGGAACAAAAAGATTTCGTGGCATATCTTCAAACATCACAGCTTCTTTAGGATCGATATCAAACTTCGACACGAACTGTTCGTAGGGTTTTTGAGCTGGCTTTGGTAGGAAATCTGCCGCCACAATATCAAAGATCCCCTCAAAGCAACCATCAATGCCTAGAGCTTTTGTCGTTCGTTCTGCATGAGGCACATCTCCATTGGTGAAGATAAGCTTTCGACCAGGCAAGGCTTCTATCGCCGTCCGAAGGCCCTCATCTTTCGAAACTGGTGAATAATCAATATCATGCACATCATCTAAAAAATGATGCGGGTCTATCTCGTGATTGATAATCAAACCCTGGAGGGTTGTTCCATGGTCATAATAATATTGCTTTTGTATCTTGCGCGCCTCATCGCGTGGCAGATCCAGAAGCTCCGATACATAAGACGTCATCTTAACATCTATTTGAGCAAAAAGATCACAACGTCGTGGGTAAAGCGTATTATCGAGATCAAAAATCCAAGTGCGAATATGGGATAGGTCTGATTGGGTCATATTTGCTTTATAACGCAATTGCCTGAGTTTGAAACATCAAATTTTGGCCAGAACTTGCCTTCATCAAGTGACTTAGAATTTCATCCATGCTAACGCATCCACTATGGAAACTTGGGTCCTCATCACAATATCAGCGGCATTCTTACAGAATATCCGTTCTACACTGCAAAAACACTTAAAAGACAAGCTCGGTACGAGTGGCGCGACATTTGTTCGATTTGGTTTTGGTATACCGTTCGCCCTCGCATTTTTAGCTCTGTTTACCTATTTTGGCAGCTATCAGCTGCCATCACTGAATGCTGAATTTGCGTTTTGGGTTGTGATCGCAGCCATTGCGCAGATCATAGCTCAAGCACTGTTGGTGCACATGTTTTCGTTTCGAAATTTCGCGGTCGGGAGCGCTTATTCTCGCACAGAACCCATGCAAGCAGCTCTATTTGGTTTAATATTTCTCTCTGAGAAAGTGTCTTTTGCCGTGCTTGGCGCCATTGCAATTAGTGTGTTTGGGGTGATGCTCATTTCTGTAGCAAGAACTGAAATCACCCCACGATCTTTGGTGATATCCATCTTTTCAAAAACATCACTTATTGGCCTTTCATCCGGCACGATATTCGGTGTTGCAGCTGTTGCCTATAGGGCTGCTTCTCTATCGTTAGCTCCATCATTGGATGAACCGAATTTCATTATCCAAGCTGCCGTCACTTTGTCGGTGGCAATTATTTTGCAATCAGTCATCATGATTACGTGGATCTACTTCAAAGATCGCGAGCAATTGCCCAAAATAAGAGCCGCATGGAAGATCTCTCTTATTGTTGGTTTTGTTGGAGCTAGTGCATCATTTGGGTGGTTCATGGCAATGACGCTACAACAGGCGGCAGTAGTGAAAGCACTTGCTCAAATCGAAATGATTTTCGCATTCATCTCATCAGCTTTCATTTTTAAAGAAAAAATAAATCGGTATGAAATTGCAGGATGCGCACTCATTGTATGCGGCATCCTTGCTTTGATTTTTGGAAGCTAAACGACTGACTATTTAACGATAAGTGTACCAGCGCCATGTTCGGTAAAAATCTCTAACAATACGGCGTGAGGCACCTTACCATTGACAATCACGACACCTTCAACGCCTTCTTCAATCGCATGAATGCAGGTTTCTACTTTGGGGATCATGCCACCAGAAATCGTACCGTCAGCAATCATTGAGCGTGCTTGATTAACAGATAATTCTTTGATGACTTTGCCATCTTTATCCATTACGCCTTCAACATCCGTTAAAAATAACAGACGCTTTGCTCCCAGTGCTCCAGCAATACCGCCAGCGAATGTATCGGCATTGATATTGTAAGTCTGCCCCTTACGATCAGGCGCAACAGGCGCGATAACAGGAATAGTTGCAGAAGTTGCCAAAATATCGATCATTGTCCGGTCAACTTCATCAATCTCGCCGACAAATCCAAGATCAAGAATTTTCTCAATGTTTGAATCTGGATCAATTATTCGTTTTTCAGCTTTGCGGGCATAAACAAGATTTGCATCCTTACCACAAAGACCAATTGCACGTTCGCCTTCAGCATTAATCATTGCAACGATCTGCTTATTAATAGAACCAGCAAGAACCA encodes the following:
- a CDS encoding TIGR02281 family clan AA aspartic protease — protein: MIALSISDEVEMPVKILPFVILALALAFLPQYLEKSDLLSVQPGDVSNHTDDRNSQSVVAPVSKQSHYTSGKREVRIKADRSGHYISSFKANGRTVVGLIDTGATYVAINESTARSFGLRLSSADFRHKANTANGVTPAAFARLDAMEIGPIRVRNVDVFILKDHSLSDTLIGMSFISKLSSFRVENSQLILTQ
- a CDS encoding pyrimidine 5'-nucleotidase; amino-acid sequence: MTQSDLSHIRTWIFDLDNTLYPRRCDLFAQIDVKMTSYVSELLDLPRDEARKIQKQYYYDHGTTLQGLIINHEIDPHHFLDDVHDIDYSPVSKDEGLRTAIEALPGRKLIFTNGDVPHAERTTKALGIDGCFEGIFDIVAADFLPKPAQKPYEQFVSKFDIDPKEAVMFEDMPRNLFVPKQMGMDTVLIIDEQYNSTTKEPWEAYNRDEEYIDHVVGDLGTFLNSHL
- a CDS encoding DMT family transporter, with protein sequence METWVLITISAAFLQNIRSTLQKHLKDKLGTSGATFVRFGFGIPFALAFLALFTYFGSYQLPSLNAEFAFWVVIAAIAQIIAQALLVHMFSFRNFAVGSAYSRTEPMQAALFGLIFLSEKVSFAVLGAIAISVFGVMLISVARTEITPRSLVISIFSKTSLIGLSSGTIFGVAAVAYRAASLSLAPSLDEPNFIIQAAVTLSVAIILQSVIMITWIYFKDREQLPKIRAAWKISLIVGFVGASASFGWFMAMTLQQAAVVKALAQIEMIFAFISSAFIFKEKINRYEIAGCALIVCGILALIFGS
- the argB gene encoding acetylglutamate kinase, with product MTDTSISENKARFLSEALPYMQRYEGKSVVVKYGGNAMGDNSLAQAFARDIALLKQSGVNPVVIHGGGPQIGAMLKKLGIESRFEGGLRVTDQATVEIVEMVLAGSINKQIVAMINAEGERAIGLCGKDANLVYARKAEKRIIDPDSNIEKILDLGFVGEIDEVDRTMIDILATSATIPVIAPVAPDRKGQTYNINADTFAGGIAGALGAKRLLFLTDVEGVMDKDGKVIKELSVNQARSMIADGTISGGMIPKVETCIHAIEEGVEGVVIVNGKVPHAVLLEIFTEHGAGTLIVK